Within the Zea mays cultivar B73 chromosome 10, Zm-B73-REFERENCE-NAM-5.0, whole genome shotgun sequence genome, the region GCAATAAGACACAACTTGGTGGACTATATTTGGGATCATAATATTACCCTCTTAATTCTAATTTATTTTAAGTTAGTTTAGCTAATTTGCTTTATGGTTTTtacttatatatttatatatctaAATATATGTACAAAAAAACTATACGCATTCCTTTGCTCCATCTCAACTTATCCCGATTGTTGTCTAGAGTCTAGACCTGACCATTCCTGCACTACAAACTCCACCCCAGTTTGCCAGCATTATGATATTTTTCATGCACAACATCTGTTCTATACTACTCACGTAAACCTGCAAGAAATGGACATAGTTTTAAAACAAATTAAACCAACGAAGGAACCGAGATGTGCATCGCAAAGCAACTTTAAACCAGACACGGCACCAACAATGTACAACCTTATTGTTAGTTTATTATTAGGTGACTAAAGACAGGTACCATCCCATTTCTTACACTTTCAACAGTTTCACCCTTCACATTCTTTTCGCCATGTATATAGCGCGGTATCATCATCTCCCTAATCTATCCCCCTCCCAAATAAATTTGATTATCCCGTCAGGCCTGAAAATTGCATCAGCGCTTGTCTGATCGCTTGCTACAGATACTCCGCTTGTATTCTCTCTCTGTTCTGCTCCCACCACACCTTCGCCCTCTCCTCGCCGAACCTCTCCCGGCTGCAACACCACAGAAACATGGAACAGGCATCAGGCATGCATGGCATGAACCGTGTGATCAAGAAGGACTGATCAGTGCCATACCTGAACCGGATGCGGCGGAGCTCGCGGGTGCCGTCGCCGAGCTCGCGGATGGTGAGGCACACGCCTGGCTCGTCCTCCTCGACCCACTCCGTGGCCTCCAGGTCGCTCGCGTTGCTGAGGGACACGGAAGCCTCGTCCCGGGACGACGCGGTGGCAACCGACGACGGGTCGTACGGCGACGGGCCCCCGCCGCCCATCGCGGACGTGCCGGCCGCCGCAGAGTTGAGCATGTTGAAGTGGTGCGCCCACACGTGGTCCGACGGGTCGGGCACGGCCGCGGACGGGAAGTATGCCGCCCTGGCGGAATGCGCGGCCGCGTACGGTGCCGAGGAGGACCCTGCCGCCGTTGCCCTGAACGACGCGCTCCGGGCGAGCCGTTCTTTGCTTGCCACCGGTGGCGGCGGCACTGTGATCGGGCTGCCCCTGCTCGCCGAGCCGACACGGGAGTAGGACGAGTCCCTCTGCGTCGTGCGTGCGTGCATTCCAACACTTTGTCGGGTTAATTTTTAAAGCGGGTCGTCGAAACGATGGACGATGCAATGCATGCAGTGTCCTGTAGCGATACCCACCAGCGCGGAGTCGTCGACGGAGGACGCCGGAGTGGAGCACCCTTGCTGCCGGCCGCTGAACGTCACCACGTTGTACAGCTCCACGATGCGGTCGTAGTTCTCGCCCCACCACCGCTGCGCCTCCCACTTGTTGAACATCTCCCGACTACGACGACGTACGTAGCATATACGAGATACGACCATGCACTTAGGAGTCAGTTCAGTTGCAAGAATCAATGGTCGTCGCAGTGAGTCGTTGAGCAGGGGAAGCAGTAGTGGCCGCGTAACGACGACACACCTGAAGCGGATACGCTTGAGGTCGTTGCCGCCGCTCGGGATGGTGCCGAAGGTGATCTGGACGCCAGGCTCCACCTGCGCCGTCCACTCCCTGACATCGtccccggccgccgccgcctcggTGCTCGGAATCCATCCGCTACTCTGGGGGGTTTTGCGGTTGCTCCTGGTCAGGTCCAACGTATCCGACGACGCGGTTCGCGCCGCACCACCGGCGGCGCCTGCACCTGCCAATGCGTTGCCGAGAACCTTGTTCGCCGGCGCGAAGCCGGTGACGTCGATGAAGCTGGGGTAGGGGCGGAGGTACCTGCCCCCGCCGCTGCTCCTGAACGACTGGGCCCCGGGCGTCCCTCTGCACTGCTTGCTGGAGCCGGAGAACTTGAGCACCATGTCCTTGAGCTGCAGACAACATTGCATTGTGAGAACCTAGTTACCCACCACCACTCAAAGAGTCATGTCATGGGTCAGAGGGAATGAACGAGTGTGACGCACGTAAGCTCTGACGCGAACTAGCATATAAGTAGCTATCAAGTACTGCCCCTGATCAGTTTTAGTAGGTATACGCGCGCATACTAGTATTATATTTAGGGGTTTCAATGAAAGCCAAATTCGATAAACTTTGACCAATAGCCAGTCAGCTAATGTGGACAGTTAGTTTTGTAAAGCTTATACGAATAGAAGAATACTCCAAAAGTATTTTAACATGATATTGATTTTGTAGCAATTAACGATATATTTTTGTAAATGGAAGTGGTGGTCAAAGTACACTTGCAAAACCTTTTTCTTTTGAAAGCCTAATATGTTAATACAACTAAAAACGAACATCATATTATCAACATAAACATATCTTGGAAGCACTCACAGGTATGATTATATTGTTACATACAACTTTTTAGGTTTACATGATCAAGAAGGATCCATGGTGACTAATGAAGGATCCAGAATGACTATCATCACCTAGCTAATGATGCAGTACTCAACAAAGCACACCCGTAACGCACACGCTTAACTTAAAGCAGCTACGTCCATTACGCTGAACACAGCTACAGAAAGAAGAACTGACACCCCCTACACAcacagaagaagaaaaaaaaaagaagagaaagagAGATTGAAGAACTGCAACTCTGAGGACCACTCTAGATACCTGATTGTAGGGACACACACAGGGTCCGGCGTCCGGGGCAAATCTTTACCCTTTTGTCTGTATCAAGGAACCATGCTGTGGCACAATGGCATGCATGCGAGGATTGCGGCTCATAATGGCAGCGCACGCAGCAGCTTATGGTCCTGGTCCTCATGCTGTGAGAGGGGTGCAACGCGTGCATGTGTTATGCCATGCGTTGGCGTTGCGTGCGCGCACGGAAAGACTACAGCCGCCGCAGATGCCAGGGTCGCCGCGGCAAGGCACGTCGGCACGTCGATGTCGCGGGCTCGCGGCATaatccgcgcccgcgccccgtgtCTGCGTGACAAGGGCGCGGCCGGCAGGCCGGCAGGGGGAGGCCCAGGCTGGGCGCGGCTGCGGGGCAGCAATGCAAGCAGGGCCGATGCCGTGTGGACCACGCGGGACCGCCATGCATGGCCCGCGACGCCCGCCTTTATTTCGATGGCGAATGCCGATTGCCGGGAGCTCAAGAAACGACGATAGCCAGCAAATCCCAGTACGTGGACGTCCCATCCCAGGTCACATAGAATGCAGGCGCGGCATGCCTTTCCACGAGGAAAAGAGGGCAGCCATGGCGTACGTACGTGATCCGGTTCCAGGGCGCGCGCGCGCAGTGGCTGCAGAGAGTTCGCTTGTGGGGTTCAAGTAGCTGCAGAGGACGACGGCATGGACAAGGAAAATGACCTTCAAAGACGACGGCGAGCTGACGACCGGGTGATGTGTAGCCGTCCACCAATTGAAGGCGCTAGCTCTGCGTACTACTACGTGCGTGGGGCGGCGGAACTACTCCTGTGGCTCAGCAGCAGCACGCGGGCGCTAGCTGCATGCAGCAGCTAGGCTTTAGCCAAGTAGGTAGCTAGGATCGATGCAGGCAGAGTGGCAGAGACAGGCAGCTGGGAGTATGGCCGCCGGCGGCCGATGCGGATGCGTGCTTTGTCTCATGCGCCCTCGTCAACCACCGGCCCGTTTGGATCGATGCAATTGGCGTCTTCCTCCGATTCGACGACACGGCCCGGCGCCCCGCAGGCGTCCGCGCGCTACTGGTTCGCTCTAGCTTGGCCAAGTTCCTAGCGGC harbors:
- the LOC100501926 gene encoding Protein Brevis radix-like 2, with protein sequence MQCCLQLKDMVLKFSGSSKQCRGTPGAQSFRSSGGGRYLRPYPSFIDVTGFAPANKVLGNALAGAGAAGGAARTASSDTLDLTRSNRKTPQSSGWIPSTEAAAAGDDVREWTAQVEPGVQITFGTIPSGGNDLKRIRFSREMFNKWEAQRWWGENYDRIVELYNVVTFSGRQQGCSTPASSVDDSALRDSSYSRVGSASRGSPITVPPPPVASKERLARSASFRATAAGSSSAPYAAAHSARAAYFPSAAVPDPSDHVWAHHFNMLNSAAAGTSAMGGGGPSPYDPSSVATASSRDEASVSLSNASDLEATEWVEEDEPGVCLTIRELGDGTRELRRIRFSRERFGEERAKVWWEQNRERIQAEYL
- the LOC100501926 gene encoding protein Brevis radix-like 2 isoform X1 produces the protein MLACIACSSKEGGEDGSRAAATTPHGKEAVKSLTSQLKDMVLKFSGSSKQCRGTPGAQSFRSSGGGRYLRPYPSFIDVTGFAPANKVLGNALAGAGAAGGAARTASSDTLDLTRSNRKTPQSSGWIPSTEAAAAGDDVREWTAQVEPGVQITFGTIPSGGNDLKRIRFSREMFNKWEAQRWWGENYDRIVELYNVVTFSGRQQGCSTPASSVDDSALRDSSYSRVGSASRGSPITVPPPPVASKERLARSASFRATAAGSSSAPYAAAHSARAAYFPSAAVPDPSDHVWAHHFNMLNSAAAGTSAMGGGGPSPYDPSSVATASSRDEASVSLSNASDLEATEWVEEDEPGVCLTIRELGDGTRELRRIRFSRERFGEERAKVWWEQNRERIQAEYL